One region of Marivirga arenosa genomic DNA includes:
- a CDS encoding SRPBCC family protein translates to MHIKLKTQVSQGYLKVKEGFNEKLFLSLNPPFPPVKLKEFGGSEKGDKVHLQLNFILFKQDWISRITFDNTDDSVFEFIDEGEKLPFFLKYWKHHHIVEKSSEQTSNIIDDITFKSPFILFDFILYPVLLLQFAYRKPIYRKLFKAH, encoded by the coding sequence ATGCATATAAAATTAAAAACGCAGGTAAGTCAAGGATATTTAAAAGTAAAGGAAGGATTTAATGAAAAGCTATTTTTGTCATTAAATCCTCCATTTCCTCCTGTAAAGTTGAAAGAATTTGGAGGCTCTGAAAAAGGAGATAAGGTACATCTTCAATTAAATTTTATTCTTTTCAAACAGGATTGGATTAGCAGAATCACTTTTGATAATACTGACGATTCAGTTTTTGAATTTATTGATGAAGGTGAGAAACTTCCTTTTTTTCTTAAGTATTGGAAACATCATCATATAGTTGAGAAATCTTCTGAGCAAACCTCAAATATAATAGATGATATCACCTTCAAATCGCCCTTTATTTTATTCGATTTTATACTATATCCAGTTTTACTTCTTCAATTTGCTTACAGAAAACCTATTTATAGGAAATTATTTAAGGCTCATTAA
- a CDS encoding ATP-binding protein produces the protein MKKYFTIWSLCFLLAISVNGQSFQEMVDEGSAKVKVFYYPIEPFIYKDDIGNLLGIEKEMMDSYLRFIEKKYSVKLFVEWEQVPTFDSVFEYVKKSDVPSFGVSVISKTDERSKLVGFSYSYMPDVSVFITHLSVPFLKDGRNLKSHIDGFEAATMSSTTYKTDLDRLSEKFDLDLNYVDVPNDEDIIRLVSRNKEMVGYVGLPFYVIEIGKGYPVKRHSKFQVKRDGYRFIYQLNKGWDKSIQNYFESYLYRAEADKIIRRYLGNDYSELIWGLAGDNVSDRADEIAFLNKEKEIQSQSLIASEKQKEQQWTIIVSVSVSLVFVVIITILLVRSNRIRHRDNILLKEKSQQLQETLVELNRNKDEVSHQRQLLQIKNKELTDLNKQKDDLIGIVAHDLKSPINQMTGLITLLSFKSEKWDKEESDIFEKLEYSNAHLKELVERILDLESIQKKSLNYKIREVDISRVLKETVSEFKEKAESKNITIDSSKINFGKNVMVDSFFLKQVFENLISNALKFSPKGSKVSIGTETHHEFHHIYVKDEGPGISEKDKVKLFTKYMTLTAKPTGDETSTGLGLSIVKKYVEEMNGSVWCESELGKGAKFIVAFPKV, from the coding sequence TTGAAGAAATATTTCACCATATGGTCATTATGCTTTTTATTGGCTATTTCTGTTAATGGACAATCATTTCAGGAAATGGTTGATGAAGGTTCAGCCAAGGTGAAAGTATTTTATTATCCCATAGAACCTTTTATCTACAAAGATGATATAGGGAATTTACTTGGTATTGAAAAGGAGATGATGGATTCCTACCTCCGCTTTATAGAAAAAAAATATTCTGTTAAGCTTTTTGTAGAATGGGAGCAGGTACCCACTTTTGATTCAGTATTTGAATATGTTAAAAAATCTGATGTCCCTTCATTTGGAGTGTCAGTTATCTCCAAAACAGATGAGAGATCAAAACTAGTTGGCTTTTCTTATTCTTACATGCCAGATGTAAGTGTTTTCATTACTCATTTATCAGTCCCGTTTTTAAAGGATGGTCGGAATTTGAAAAGCCATATAGATGGATTTGAAGCAGCTACAATGTCAAGTACAACCTATAAAACAGATTTAGATCGTTTAAGTGAAAAATTTGATTTAGACTTAAATTATGTTGATGTACCCAATGATGAAGATATTATTCGTTTGGTAAGTAGAAACAAAGAAATGGTAGGATATGTAGGGCTTCCCTTTTATGTGATTGAAATTGGTAAAGGATACCCAGTTAAGCGACATAGTAAATTTCAAGTCAAGAGGGATGGATACCGTTTTATATATCAACTTAATAAAGGATGGGATAAATCTATTCAGAATTATTTTGAAAGCTATCTTTATAGGGCGGAGGCAGATAAGATAATTAGGCGATATTTAGGAAATGATTATTCAGAGTTGATATGGGGATTAGCAGGTGATAATGTTTCGGATAGAGCCGATGAAATTGCTTTCTTAAACAAGGAAAAAGAAATTCAAAGCCAGAGTTTGATAGCATCTGAAAAGCAAAAAGAACAACAATGGACCATTATAGTATCAGTAAGTGTCAGTTTAGTATTTGTTGTTATCATTACTATATTATTAGTTAGGTCAAACCGTATACGTCATCGTGATAATATATTGCTGAAAGAAAAGTCACAACAGTTGCAGGAAACCTTAGTGGAGTTGAATAGAAATAAAGATGAAGTATCTCATCAGAGGCAATTGCTACAAATAAAAAACAAAGAGCTTACTGACCTTAACAAGCAAAAAGATGATTTAATTGGAATTGTAGCCCATGATTTAAAAAGTCCTATAAATCAGATGACTGGCTTAATTACCTTGTTAAGTTTTAAAAGTGAAAAGTGGGATAAGGAAGAGTCAGATATCTTTGAAAAATTAGAATATTCGAATGCGCATTTAAAGGAATTGGTAGAACGTATATTAGATTTAGAATCCATTCAGAAGAAGAGTTTAAATTATAAAATTAGAGAGGTGGATATCTCTAGAGTTTTAAAAGAGACCGTTTCTGAATTTAAAGAAAAAGCTGAGTCAAAAAATATTACAATCGATAGCTCAAAGATAAATTTTGGGAAAAATGTAATGGTAGATTCATTTTTCCTAAAACAAGTATTTGAAAATTTAATAAGTAATGCCTTAAAATTTTCACCAAAAGGAAGTAAAGTGAGCATTGGTACGGAAACCCATCATGAATTTCATCATATTTATGTGAAAGATGAAGGGCCGGGGATATCTGAAAAAGATAAAGTAAAACTCTTCACTAAATACATGACATTAACTGCCAAGCCAACAGGAGATGAAACTTCAACAGGATTGGGTTTATCCATTGTAAAAAAATATGTTGAAGAAATGAATGGAAGTGTTTGGTGTGAAAGTGAATTAGGAAAGGGAGCTAAATTTATAGTGGCATTCCCTAAAGTGTAA
- a CDS encoding carboxypeptidase-like regulatory domain-containing protein: protein MSLKKSILLLLIVFVPFFGFSQEEEKSDKVIQFTGVVLDQDSVSIPGVHIYTPVYGRGTSTNEYGFFSMPALEGDSLVISAVGFKKATYVVPEIKTSTLRVVFQLEQDTEMLNEVQVYNMPPTAEAFKKAVLAVRLPSEYSNINKNLDPATLQEMYKTLPADGSMNHRWFVQQQAFYDQTKNSVRINPLLNPMSWVEIFRAIKNGDFTNND, encoded by the coding sequence ATGTCACTCAAGAAATCCATATTACTTTTATTGATTGTATTCGTTCCCTTTTTTGGTTTTTCGCAAGAAGAAGAAAAATCGGATAAGGTAATACAATTTACGGGGGTTGTTTTAGATCAGGATAGTGTAAGTATTCCTGGTGTACACATCTATACTCCAGTATATGGAAGAGGTACTTCTACAAATGAATATGGATTCTTTTCTATGCCAGCTTTAGAAGGAGACAGCTTGGTAATTAGTGCGGTAGGGTTTAAAAAAGCAACTTATGTAGTTCCAGAAATTAAGACTTCTACCCTCAGAGTTGTTTTTCAACTAGAACAAGATACTGAAATGTTAAATGAGGTTCAGGTTTACAATATGCCTCCAACCGCTGAAGCCTTTAAAAAGGCCGTACTAGCCGTTAGACTACCTAGTGAATACAGTAATATTAATAAAAATTTAGATCCTGCTACTCTTCAGGAAATGTATAAAACTCTTCCAGCGGATGGTTCAATGAATCATAGATGGTTTGTTCAGCAACAGGCTTTTTATGACCAAACTAAAAATTCAGTAAGAATTAATCCTTTACTAAATCCGATGTCTTGGGTAGAAATATTTAGGGCTATTAAGAATGGTGATTTTACAAATAATGATTAA
- a CDS encoding histidine phosphatase family protein, translated as MRNLIAIIFLAFFITACSNSNDGKVIYLVRHAEKDTVPKNDPALTTDGVIRSVDLVSWFKDIQVDSIFSTDFVRTKETVKPIAEDQNKKIAIYDAKDLEAFASQLKEMKVDTILISGHSNTILEQIEALGLERPQEKISENEYDKLFEVRLGEKKVITHTYGSKYKE; from the coding sequence ATGAGAAATTTAATCGCTATTATATTTTTAGCATTTTTTATAACGGCTTGTAGTAATTCAAATGACGGCAAAGTTATTTATCTAGTTCGTCATGCAGAAAAAGATACAGTCCCCAAAAATGACCCAGCATTAACAACTGATGGAGTTATTAGATCTGTTGATTTAGTAAGTTGGTTTAAAGATATTCAAGTGGATTCTATTTTTTCAACAGATTTTGTTCGTACGAAGGAGACAGTTAAACCCATTGCAGAAGATCAGAATAAAAAGATTGCTATTTATGATGCAAAAGATTTAGAAGCTTTTGCCTCTCAGCTGAAAGAAATGAAAGTAGATACAATTTTAATATCTGGGCATAGCAATACGATTCTTGAACAAATTGAAGCTTTAGGATTAGAGCGTCCTCAGGAAAAAATTTCAGAAAATGAATATGATAAATTATTCGAAGTCAGGTTAGGAGAGAAAAAAGTGATTACGCACACATATGGCTCAAAATATAAAGAGTAG
- a CDS encoding TlpA family protein disulfide reductase, giving the protein MKSIFILLTFTVYTLSISANTVSFLHKSSHKVKLSDAAYPTALIIKAQFEYPESTVFNINDDKIYHFYTLNYRNQDYYLWIENLSHDIEIDLERISKQSGYLLLLKQEWYKKDFSDQSTELNRIHTLDMYYKFAVDSLLKLANNNDDYRSDNSYSTIVWDKKSAKKLFNYAIENFDSTIEDEYIHFVPSYIEYWHLLYKLYYKYFHTTSFKGLDNPRVKAQIEKDFSLPESKLLTFHHFFNSTLTESDLKANLRLYESKLSPREIEIAESLIQKKAIQNTILNSEIDFIFGLDIDDALKAYLLRDGNEKKSLLIFWSTWDRGMNSEFSLLNEIKDEFDQTYNFIHLCIDAYEQPEKTKSFVYQNNISGHHLFPQEEKAFRNSIYRKSLKIREFPFYSIVDQNGEILESESIPLSVSNRLGNKLKYYSKK; this is encoded by the coding sequence GTGAAATCTATATTTATTCTTTTAACTTTTACTGTATACACACTTAGTATATCGGCTAATACCGTAAGCTTTTTGCATAAGTCATCTCATAAGGTTAAGCTTTCTGATGCTGCATATCCAACAGCTCTAATAATCAAAGCTCAATTTGAGTATCCTGAATCAACTGTTTTTAATATCAATGATGATAAAATATATCATTTCTATACTTTAAATTATAGGAATCAGGATTACTATTTATGGATTGAGAATCTTAGTCATGATATAGAAATTGATTTAGAAAGAATAAGTAAGCAAAGTGGGTATCTACTACTTCTAAAACAGGAATGGTATAAAAAAGATTTTAGTGATCAATCAACAGAATTGAACCGAATTCATACGTTAGATATGTATTATAAATTTGCTGTGGATAGTTTATTAAAACTGGCAAATAATAATGATGACTATCGTTCAGATAATTCTTATAGCACCATTGTTTGGGATAAAAAATCAGCAAAAAAACTATTCAATTATGCAATTGAGAATTTTGACTCAACTATAGAGGATGAATATATTCATTTTGTCCCTTCTTATATTGAATACTGGCATTTACTTTATAAGCTGTATTATAAGTACTTTCATACAACTAGTTTCAAGGGCTTAGATAATCCTCGTGTTAAAGCCCAAATTGAAAAGGATTTCAGTTTGCCTGAATCCAAATTATTAACTTTTCATCATTTTTTTAATTCTACCCTAACGGAAAGTGATTTAAAGGCCAATCTTAGATTATATGAAAGTAAATTAAGTCCAAGAGAGATAGAGATTGCAGAATCATTAATTCAAAAAAAGGCTATTCAGAATACCATTTTAAACTCTGAAATTGATTTTATTTTTGGATTGGATATAGATGATGCTTTAAAAGCATATCTGTTAAGAGATGGAAATGAAAAGAAAAGTCTCCTGATTTTCTGGTCTACATGGGATAGAGGTATGAATTCTGAATTTAGTTTATTAAATGAAATTAAAGATGAATTCGATCAAACATATAATTTCATTCATCTTTGTATAGATGCCTATGAACAACCAGAAAAAACAAAGTCCTTTGTCTATCAAAATAATATTTCAGGTCACCATTTATTTCCTCAAGAAGAAAAGGCTTTCAGAAATAGCATTTACCGAAAGTCATTAAAAATTAGAGAATTTCCTTTTTATAGTATTGTTGATCAAAATGGAGAGATATTAGAATCAGAGTCTATTCCACTTTCTGTTAGTAATAGATTAGGAAATAAGCTTAAATATTACTCAAAAAAATAG